A window of Polaribacter litorisediminis contains these coding sequences:
- a CDS encoding TraR/DksA family transcriptional regulator, protein MSDVKVRYSEEDLKEFKEIIHKKIARAEEDLALLEAAYKNDANNGTDDTSPSFKSFDEGSEVMNKEANVQLAIRQEKFIRDLKNALLRIENKTYGICRVTKKLIQKERLRIVPHATLSIEAKRKQ, encoded by the coding sequence ATGTCAGATGTTAAAGTAAGATACTCAGAAGAAGATTTAAAAGAGTTTAAAGAAATTATTCATAAAAAAATAGCAAGAGCAGAAGAGGATTTGGCCTTGTTAGAAGCAGCATACAAGAATGATGCAAATAACGGTACAGATGATACTTCACCATCCTTTAAATCTTTTGATGAAGGTTCTGAAGTAATGAATAAAGAAGCAAACGTGCAATTGGCCATTAGACAAGAAAAGTTTATCAGAGATCTTAAAAATGCCCTTTTGCGTATAGAAAATAAAACGTACGGAATTTGCAGAGTTACTAAAAAATTAATTCAAAAAGAGCGCTTAAGAATAGTGCCACACGCTACCTTGAGTATAGAGGCGAAAAGAAAGCAGTAA
- a CDS encoding inorganic phosphate transporter — MGDPYILMLIALAVLAIVDLVVGVSNDAVNFLNSAIGSKAISVRNIMIIASVGVFFGAISSSGMMEVARKGIFNPNMFMFQDVMYIFMAVMITDILLLDVFNSLGMPTSTTVSIVFELLGSAVVIAIIKITQSDTENLSAIWNYINYNTASEIIVGILLSVIVAFTVGAIVQYFSRVIYSFNFESRPAYINSLFGGFAITAITYFIIIKGLKGTQFYGSLKGYLEGNTLEIICISFVLWTAVSHLITKVFKLNILVLIIGIGTFSLAMAFAGNDLVNFIGVPIAALNSYEAWSISGIDPELYPMSSLAKKVPSNIWLLLLAGTIMVITLWTSSKAKSVIETGINLSRQGEGHEKFQPNTVSRLVVRFSMFMNTGINYIIPNKTQNYINNKFEKPVIKLPKSKTFEMPAFDLVRASVNLIMASVLISIATSMKLPLSTTYVTFMVAMGTSLADRAWGRESAVYRVAGVLNVIGGWFLTAILAFVAAGIVAYLISLHIAFIPILLILVTFLITKNSIAHRKKSQETKRKTHIERTELITINGVIEESADHISGVADRINKLYTNVVNDLANHDLNKLRKTDKHVEKLNDEIDELKDNVFYFIKSLDETSVQASRFYIIVLGYLQDSAQSISYISRASYKHVNNNHKNLKKVQIKDLKEINNQLSNILNNVSHVFKTRDFDDLNPLLIEKRELLKGVSVSVEKQVARIRTDETSPKNTTLYFSVLLETKDLIKALMNLLETYEEFYYSTKQVQ, encoded by the coding sequence ATGGGAGATCCTTATATTTTAATGCTGATTGCTTTAGCTGTTTTAGCTATTGTTGATTTAGTTGTAGGCGTCAGTAATGATGCTGTTAATTTCTTAAATTCAGCCATTGGTTCTAAAGCTATTTCTGTAAGAAATATTATGATTATTGCTAGTGTTGGAGTCTTTTTTGGCGCAATTTCTTCTAGCGGCATGATGGAAGTTGCAAGAAAAGGCATCTTTAACCCTAACATGTTTATGTTTCAAGACGTCATGTATATTTTTATGGCGGTTATGATTACTGATATTTTACTGTTAGATGTTTTTAATTCCCTTGGCATGCCAACATCTACAACAGTTTCTATTGTTTTTGAATTATTGGGTTCTGCGGTAGTTATTGCTATTATAAAGATTACTCAAAGTGATACTGAAAACCTTTCTGCAATTTGGAATTATATTAATTACAATACAGCATCAGAAATTATAGTAGGCATTTTACTCTCTGTCATTGTCGCTTTTACTGTTGGTGCTATTGTACAATATTTCTCTAGGGTTATTTATTCCTTTAATTTTGAAAGTAGACCCGCTTATATAAATTCCTTATTTGGGGGATTTGCCATTACGGCAATTACCTATTTTATTATTATAAAAGGATTAAAAGGAACTCAATTTTATGGCAGTTTAAAAGGATATTTAGAAGGAAATACACTAGAAATTATTTGTATCAGTTTTGTACTATGGACAGCTGTTTCTCATTTAATCACCAAAGTTTTTAAGCTCAATATTTTAGTTTTAATTATTGGTATTGGTACATTTTCTTTGGCAATGGCTTTTGCTGGTAACGATTTGGTAAATTTTATTGGTGTACCTATTGCTGCATTAAATTCTTATGAAGCTTGGAGTATTTCTGGTATTGATCCTGAGTTGTACCCAATGAGTAGCTTAGCAAAAAAAGTACCTTCTAATATTTGGCTTTTACTTTTGGCTGGTACCATAATGGTTATTACCTTATGGACATCTTCTAAAGCAAAATCTGTTATTGAAACTGGTATTAATTTATCTAGACAAGGAGAAGGTCATGAAAAATTTCAACCCAATACTGTTTCTCGCCTTGTAGTTCGTTTTTCTATGTTTATGAATACAGGTATTAATTATATTATTCCTAACAAAACTCAAAATTACATTAACAATAAATTCGAAAAACCTGTTATAAAGTTACCAAAATCTAAAACCTTTGAAATGCCTGCTTTTGATTTAGTAAGAGCATCTGTAAATCTTATTATGGCAAGTGTGTTAATTTCTATAGCTACTTCTATGAAATTACCTTTATCTACAACCTATGTAACTTTTATGGTTGCTATGGGAACTTCTTTAGCGGATAGAGCTTGGGGACGTGAAAGCGCAGTTTATAGAGTTGCCGGAGTTTTAAATGTTATTGGAGGTTGGTTTTTAACAGCTATTTTGGCTTTTGTAGCCGCTGGTATTGTGGCTTATTTAATTAGTTTACATATTGCTTTTATTCCTATTTTGTTAATTCTTGTTACTTTCTTAATCACAAAAAATTCAATAGCGCACAGAAAAAAATCACAAGAAACAAAAAGAAAAACGCATATTGAAAGAACCGAGTTAATTACGATTAATGGAGTTATTGAAGAAAGTGCAGATCATATTTCTGGAGTTGCAGACAGAATTAACAAATTATATACAAATGTTGTAAATGACTTGGCAAATCATGATTTAAATAAACTACGAAAAACAGATAAACACGTAGAAAAACTGAATGATGAAATTGATGAATTGAAAGACAATGTTTTCTATTTTATTAAATCTTTAGATGAAACCTCGGTACAAGCAAGTAGATTTTACATTATAGTATTAGGCTATTTACAAGACTCAGCACAATCTATTAGTTACATTTCTAGAGCTAGTTATAAGCACGTAAACAACAACCATAAAAATTTAAAAAAGGTACAAATAAAAGATTTAAAAGAAATAAATAATCAACTTTCTAATATTTTAAATAACGTTAGTCATGTCTTTAAAACTAGAGATTTTGATGATTTAAATCCTCTTTTAATTGAAAAAAGAGAATTACTAAAAGGTGTTTCTGTCTCTGTAGAAAAACAAGTTGCTCGCATTAGAACAGACGAAACAAGTCCCAAAAACACTACTTTATATTTTAGTGTTTTACTAGAAACTAAAGATTTAATAAAGGCTTTAATGAATTTATTAGAAACGTATGAAGAGTTTTATTATAGCACAAAACAAGTACAATAA
- a CDS encoding DUF4230 domain-containing protein, with translation MRISRYILVFIFGFFIAKFWYQKEENHQSKEEIKVVLNAVKNMSKLVVSSGNFSEIYNFSDSKKYFYDYVSFDKQAIVTVNAKVEVGYDLSKLEIQIDSLAKKIYIHKIPEEEITIAPDVQYFDLQQSQFNAFSKEDLNQINKKSIEKIKQTVVLTNLKKEAKTRFFEEISKVYQLSAVYGWQIVDRTNSNFLSEFDAIID, from the coding sequence ATGCGCATTTCACGGTATATTCTAGTTTTTATTTTCGGATTTTTTATTGCCAAATTTTGGTATCAAAAAGAAGAAAATCATCAGTCTAAAGAAGAAATTAAAGTAGTTTTAAACGCTGTTAAAAACATGAGTAAACTCGTGGTTTCTAGCGGAAACTTTTCTGAAATTTACAACTTTTCTGATTCTAAAAAATACTTTTACGATTATGTTTCTTTTGATAAACAAGCCATTGTTACTGTAAATGCAAAGGTTGAGGTGGGTTACGATTTATCTAAACTAGAGATTCAAATAGATTCTTTAGCAAAGAAAATTTACATTCATAAAATTCCTGAGGAAGAAATTACGATTGCGCCCGATGTGCAATATTTCGATTTACAACAAAGTCAGTTTAATGCTTTTTCTAAAGAAGATTTGAATCAAATTAATAAAAAAAGTATTGAAAAAATTAAACAAACTGTTGTGCTGACAAATTTAAAGAAGGAAGCAAAAACAAGATTTTTTGAAGAGATTTCTAAGGTGTATCAATTATCCGCAGTATATGGCTGGCAGATTGTAGACCGCACAAACTCAAATTTTTTATCAGAATTTGATGCCATAATTGATTAA
- a CDS encoding lipoprotein signal peptidase, whose protein sequence is MSKKSLAILTIVIAIILDQVIKIYVKTNFVLGEEVVIFDWFRIHFTENNGMAMGFELGGKAGKLFLTLFRLVAVTVLMFWLIGNIKRKVHNAVIIGISLIFSGAVGNIIDSVFYGVIFDHPTHSVATLFPEVTDGTLFFGKVVDMFYFPIWSGDLPNWIPFVGGDSFTFFQYIFNPADSFITIGVALLFIFSKHAFPKEEKKADTHKVKV, encoded by the coding sequence ATGTCAAAGAAGAGTCTTGCAATTCTTACGATTGTAATCGCAATAATTTTAGATCAGGTTATAAAAATTTACGTAAAAACAAATTTTGTTTTAGGTGAAGAAGTCGTTATTTTTGATTGGTTCAGAATTCATTTTACAGAAAATAACGGCATGGCAATGGGCTTTGAGCTCGGCGGTAAAGCAGGCAAGCTTTTTCTAACATTATTCAGGTTGGTTGCGGTAACAGTGCTTATGTTTTGGTTAATTGGTAATATAAAGCGTAAAGTTCATAACGCAGTGATTATTGGTATTTCACTTATTTTTTCTGGAGCCGTAGGTAATATTATAGATTCGGTTTTTTACGGAGTTATTTTTGATCATCCTACACATAGCGTAGCAACATTATTTCCTGAAGTTACTGACGGAACTTTATTTTTTGGAAAAGTGGTAGATATGTTTTATTTCCCGATATGGAGTGGCGATTTACCCAATTGGATTCCGTTTGTTGGTGGAGATTCTTTTACTTTTTTTCAATATATTTTTAATCCTGCAGATTCTTTTATAACAATCGGCGTCGCTTTACTTTTTATTTTTAGCAAACACGCCTTTCCAAAGGAAGAAAAGAAAGCTGATACCCATAAAGTTAAAGTTTAG
- the uvrC gene encoding excinuclease ABC subunit UvrC has product MSVPLELQIKTLPNEPGVYQYFDKDDVIIYIGKAKNLKKRVLSYFTKTHENGKTRVLVKKIVNIKHIVVNTETDALLLENNLIKKYKPKYNVLLKDDKSYPWICIKKERFPRIFSTRRVIKDGSEYYGPYTSIKTVRVLLDLIKELYPIRTCSYDLSHQNISEGKYKVCLEYHLKNCKGACEGLETETQYNESIKEIRNIVKGNFKESLDKFQKMMLSFAENMEFEEAQKIKEKLVLLGNYQSKSTIINPSINNVDVFSIISDETHGYANFLKISNGSIIQSNTTEIKKKLDETDKELLELFIVEIRQRFHSQSPEIYTPFKVDLGESVKVTIPKLGDKKRIVELSERNAKYYRQEQFKQIKIVDPDRHVKRIMAQMKKDLRLHEEPRHIECFDNSNIQGTNPVAACVVFRDGKPSKKEYRHYNIKTVEGPDDFASMEEVVYRRYKRLLEEGASLPQLIIVDGGKGQLSSGLKSLDILGLRGKIAIIGIAKRLEEIYYPDDPIPLYLDKKSETLKITQYLRNEAHRFGITFHRNKRSKSAIKSELEQIPDVGQQTITTLLRKFKSAKRVKEASFEDIKEAIGNARAMKVYQFYHSKKANEP; this is encoded by the coding sequence ATGTCTGTACCTTTAGAACTTCAAATAAAAACACTACCGAATGAACCAGGAGTTTATCAATATTTTGATAAAGACGATGTTATTATTTATATCGGTAAGGCAAAAAATTTAAAAAAAAGAGTTCTTTCTTACTTTACTAAAACCCACGAAAACGGAAAGACTAGAGTTCTTGTAAAAAAGATTGTAAATATAAAACACATTGTTGTTAATACAGAAACAGATGCACTTTTATTAGAAAATAATCTTATAAAAAAGTACAAACCTAAATACAATGTTCTTTTAAAAGATGATAAAAGTTATCCTTGGATTTGTATAAAAAAAGAACGTTTTCCTAGAATTTTTAGTACCCGCAGAGTCATTAAAGATGGGTCTGAATATTATGGTCCTTATACGTCTATAAAAACGGTAAGAGTTTTATTAGATCTTATAAAAGAATTGTATCCGATAAGAACGTGTAGTTACGATTTAAGTCATCAAAATATTAGTGAAGGGAAGTACAAAGTTTGTTTAGAATATCATTTAAAAAATTGCAAAGGTGCCTGTGAAGGTTTAGAAACAGAGACGCAATACAACGAGTCTATAAAAGAAATTAGAAACATCGTAAAAGGAAATTTTAAAGAAAGTTTAGATAAATTTCAAAAGATGATGTTGAGCTTTGCCGAAAATATGGAGTTTGAAGAAGCGCAAAAAATTAAAGAGAAATTAGTTTTATTAGGTAATTATCAATCGAAAAGTACCATTATAAATCCTTCGATAAATAATGTAGATGTGTTTTCTATTATTTCTGATGAAACTCACGGATACGCAAACTTTTTAAAGATTTCTAACGGCTCAATCATTCAATCGAATACCACAGAAATTAAGAAAAAATTAGATGAAACCGATAAAGAATTATTAGAATTATTTATTGTTGAAATTAGACAACGTTTTCACTCGCAATCACCAGAAATTTACACACCCTTTAAGGTAGATTTGGGCGAAAGTGTAAAAGTAACGATTCCTAAATTAGGCGATAAAAAACGTATTGTAGAATTATCAGAAAGAAATGCAAAGTATTACAGACAAGAACAATTTAAGCAAATTAAAATTGTAGACCCAGACAGGCATGTAAAAAGGATTATGGCGCAAATGAAAAAAGATTTGCGTTTACATGAAGAGCCAAGGCATATAGAATGTTTCGATAACTCTAACATTCAGGGTACAAACCCTGTTGCGGCTTGTGTAGTTTTTAGAGATGGAAAACCTAGTAAAAAAGAATATCGACATTATAATATAAAAACAGTAGAAGGTCCAGACGACTTTGCCTCTATGGAAGAAGTTGTGTATAGAAGATACAAACGTTTGTTAGAAGAAGGCGCCTCTTTGCCGCAATTAATTATTGTTGATGGAGGAAAAGGACAGTTATCTTCAGGATTAAAAAGTTTAGATATTTTAGGTTTGCGAGGTAAAATTGCAATCATAGGCATTGCAAAGCGATTAGAAGAAATTTATTATCCAGACGATCCTATTCCTTTATATTTAGACAAAAAATCTGAAACTTTAAAAATTACCCAGTATTTAAGAAACGAAGCACATAGATTTGGCATTACTTTTCATCGAAATAAACGTAGTAAAAGTGCTATAAAATCGGAATTAGAACAAATTCCTGACGTAGGTCAGCAGACTATTACAACTTTATTGCGTAAATTTAAGTCGGCAAAGCGCGTAAAAGAAGCTTCTTTTGAAGATATTAAAGAAGCAATTGGAAATGCTAGGGCTATGAAAGTCTATCAGTTTTATCATTCTAAAAAAGCAAATGAACCATAA
- a CDS encoding patatin-like phospholipase family protein: MNHKLFFLFFIIPIIFFAQQKQPKVGLVLSGGGAKGFAHIATLIAIDKAGIQLDYIGGTSMGAIIGGLYAAGYSAIEIEEIVKKTDFISLLRDELPRKASTFFEKEYGEKTKITLPVTAGSVGLPKAVSKGQNILNFLFELLDTTEDITDFSKLPIPFFCIATDVENGGAVLLEEGSLPLALRASGSFPTLLNPVTIKDKLLIDGGLANNFPVGIMEAKGMDIIIGADVQGRLYEKEKLTSLIAILNQIVGYQMYDKSKNEKVKLDVYIHPDIFKYKVVDFDKKNEIIKKGEEEVEKFTKIFKEIAAKQTIKKKRKPIKVNRARRRISSINIMGIEDYTRAYVLGKLKIREGDSLSREEISERIQLLSGTKNYDRILYSLKRKEDASYLLNFILKETKDNATISLGAHYDFLYKSGVLANYRQKHLLNKNDLFSLDVMLGDNLRYNLNYFVDNGFYISYGFRSRYDHFRDNAKYNLITGILPNVSKINVNYTDFTNQLFVQTTFNRKFALGLGIEHKYLKAKTATITTNNNETILDNSTYHSSFGYLTLDTYDKKYFVTKGYFADLNFKWYMASSNYNQDFKSFGQAKGTLGFATSFGDRLTFQNTHEAGFTLNNPTSNVFDFYLGGYNQNYINTFVSFYGYDFADLSNNSFVKSEFNLRYRFYEKNYITVIANYARLEDNVFENIDVFKNIYSGYALGYSYDSIIGPIELKYSWSPDTKQNYWLFNLGFWF; this comes from the coding sequence ATGAACCATAAATTATTTTTTTTATTTTTTATTATTCCTATTATTTTTTTTGCACAGCAAAAGCAACCCAAAGTGGGCTTGGTTTTAAGTGGTGGGGGCGCAAAAGGTTTTGCACATATTGCCACTTTAATAGCAATTGATAAGGCAGGGATTCAGTTAGATTATATTGGGGGTACTAGTATGGGCGCTATTATTGGTGGTTTGTATGCTGCGGGTTATTCTGCTATAGAGATAGAAGAAATTGTAAAAAAGACCGATTTTATTTCTTTGCTAAGAGATGAGTTACCAAGAAAGGCTTCTACTTTTTTTGAAAAAGAATATGGAGAAAAAACAAAAATTACGCTGCCTGTCACAGCGGGTTCAGTAGGTTTACCAAAGGCAGTTTCTAAAGGGCAAAATATTTTGAATTTTCTTTTTGAATTGTTAGATACAACAGAAGATATCACAGATTTTTCTAAACTACCCATTCCCTTTTTCTGCATTGCAACCGACGTAGAAAACGGCGGAGCAGTACTGCTAGAAGAAGGTTCTTTGCCACTGGCATTGCGGGCAAGTGGCTCTTTCCCTACCTTATTAAATCCGGTGACGATAAAAGATAAACTTTTAATAGATGGAGGTCTTGCAAATAATTTTCCCGTAGGAATAATGGAAGCTAAAGGGATGGATATTATCATTGGTGCTGATGTTCAAGGAAGATTGTATGAAAAAGAAAAATTAACATCATTAATTGCTATTTTAAATCAGATTGTGGGCTATCAAATGTATGACAAAAGCAAGAATGAAAAAGTTAAGTTAGACGTGTATATTCACCCAGATATTTTTAAATATAAAGTTGTTGATTTTGATAAAAAAAATGAAATTATAAAAAAAGGGGAAGAAGAAGTAGAAAAATTTACCAAAATATTTAAAGAAATAGCAGCTAAACAGACAATTAAAAAGAAGAGAAAACCAATTAAGGTTAATAGGGCTAGAAGGCGTATTTCAAGTATCAATATTATGGGTATAGAAGATTATACAAGAGCCTATGTTTTAGGTAAGTTGAAGATTAGAGAAGGTGATAGCCTTTCTAGAGAAGAAATTTCAGAGAGAATTCAATTATTATCGGGTACTAAAAATTATGATAGAATACTTTATAGCTTAAAAAGAAAAGAGGATGCTTCTTACCTGTTAAACTTTATTTTAAAAGAAACTAAAGACAATGCAACAATTAGTTTAGGTGCACATTACGATTTCTTGTATAAATCTGGTGTATTGGCAAATTATCGTCAAAAACATTTATTAAATAAAAACGATTTGTTTTCTTTAGATGTGATGTTGGGGGATAATTTAAGATATAATTTAAACTATTTTGTAGATAATGGTTTTTACATAAGTTATGGTTTTAGATCTCGATATGACCATTTTAGAGACAATGCAAAATATAATTTAATTACAGGAATTTTACCTAATGTTAGTAAGATTAACGTAAATTATACAGATTTTACCAATCAATTATTTGTGCAAACTACATTTAATAGAAAATTTGCATTGGGTTTAGGTATAGAACACAAATATTTAAAGGCAAAAACAGCAACGATTACAACAAATAATAACGAAACTATATTAGACAATAGTACTTATCATAGTTCTTTTGGCTACCTAACATTAGACACCTATGATAAAAAGTATTTTGTAACAAAAGGATATTTTGCTGATTTAAACTTTAAGTGGTACATGGCCTCCTCTAACTACAATCAAGATTTTAAATCTTTTGGGCAAGCAAAAGGAACTTTGGGTTTTGCTACTAGTTTTGGTGATAGACTCACGTTCCAAAATACCCATGAAGCAGGGTTTACATTAAATAATCCTACTTCTAATGTTTTTGATTTTTATCTAGGTGGCTACAATCAAAATTACATAAATACTTTTGTTTCTTTTTATGGTTATGATTTTGCAGATTTGTCTAACAATTCTTTTGTAAAGTCAGAATTTAACCTAAGATATCGATTTTATGAAAAAAATTATATTACTGTTATTGCTAATTATGCTCGGTTAGAAGATAATGTTTTTGAAAATATTGATGTTTTTAAAAATATTTATTCTGGGTATGCGCTGGGCTATAGTTATGATTCTATAATTGGTCCTATTGAGTTAAAATACAGTTGGTCTCCAGATACGAAACAAAATTATTGGTTATTCAATTTAGGATTTTGGTTTTAA